In Streptantibioticus cattleyicolor NRRL 8057 = DSM 46488, a genomic segment contains:
- a CDS encoding Zn-ribbon domain-containing OB-fold protein produces MSGTTDRLHDRLRAYEGAPATRRGQGKDPVNAPMIRHWCEAIGHPPPPDGTAPPTMLQVWTMAGLTGHTDRAGPFDALLRELDAAGFTSVVATDCEQEYLRPLRTGDRIAFDAVVESVSPRKTTKLGTGYFVTTRTEVWSGGERVGTHRFRILKYAPAHVTPPGSPARTGDQVPAKSSSHGGGSPSAASALRPRPVVNRDNAGFWEGVARHELLIQRCTGCGLLRFPWLPGCNGCGSADWDTVRASGAGRVHSYVVMHHPPFPAFSPPYAVALVELAEGVRMISDITGVRHDQVRIGMPVDLEFLAVDDELTLPVFRGARSATEGEVRATR; encoded by the coding sequence ATGAGCGGGACCACGGACCGGCTCCATGACCGGCTCAGGGCGTACGAGGGCGCGCCCGCGACCCGCCGTGGCCAGGGCAAGGACCCCGTCAACGCTCCCATGATCAGGCATTGGTGCGAGGCGATCGGCCATCCGCCACCACCCGACGGCACCGCGCCGCCCACCATGCTCCAGGTGTGGACCATGGCCGGGCTCACCGGGCACACCGACCGCGCCGGCCCCTTCGACGCCCTCCTCCGCGAACTCGACGCCGCCGGCTTCACCTCGGTCGTGGCGACCGACTGCGAGCAGGAATACCTGCGCCCGCTGCGTACCGGAGACCGGATCGCCTTCGACGCCGTCGTCGAATCCGTCTCGCCGCGCAAGACGACGAAGCTCGGCACCGGCTACTTCGTCACCACCAGGACGGAGGTGTGGTCCGGTGGCGAACGGGTCGGCACCCACCGCTTCCGCATCCTCAAGTACGCCCCCGCGCACGTCACGCCGCCCGGTTCCCCGGCGCGCACCGGAGACCAGGTGCCCGCGAAGTCCTCGTCGCACGGCGGGGGTTCACCGTCCGCCGCGAGCGCCTTACGCCCCCGTCCGGTCGTCAACCGGGACAACGCCGGCTTCTGGGAGGGCGTGGCCCGGCACGAGTTGCTGATCCAGCGCTGCACCGGGTGCGGCCTGCTGCGTTTCCCGTGGCTGCCGGGGTGCAACGGCTGCGGTTCGGCCGACTGGGACACCGTGCGGGCGAGCGGCGCGGGCCGGGTGCACTCGTACGTCGTCATGCACCACCCGCCGTTCCCGGCCTTCTCGCCGCCCTACGCGGTCGCCCTGGTGGAGCTCGCCGAAGGGGTCCGGATGATCAGCGACATCACCGGGGTCCGTCACGACCAGGTACGCATCGGGATGCCGGTTGACCTCGAATTCCTCGCGGTGGACGACGAGTTGACGCTGCCGGTCTTCCGGGGCGCCCGAAGCGCGACGGAAGGGGAAGTCCGTGCGACCCGGTGA
- a CDS encoding MaoC/PaaZ C-terminal domain-containing protein gives MRPGDELPPLRVPITCTLIVAGAIATRDYQDVHHDAEAARAKGSPDIFMNILTTNGLVGRYVTEYVTGRTGAAATLRAVRIRLGAPNYPGDEMVLTGKVTEVTGATAEIEVTGRNAIGNHVTGRVTVALPVGSTAGADGTAGLPATSTPGASEDAPASGAGVEPAAGAAVEGAPR, from the coding sequence GTGCGACCCGGTGACGAACTGCCGCCGCTGCGGGTACCCATCACCTGCACCCTCATCGTCGCCGGGGCCATCGCCACCCGCGACTACCAGGACGTCCACCACGACGCCGAGGCGGCCCGGGCCAAGGGCTCCCCCGACATCTTCATGAATATCCTGACCACCAACGGCCTGGTCGGGCGCTACGTCACCGAATACGTCACCGGCCGCACCGGCGCGGCGGCCACTCTGCGCGCGGTACGGATCCGCCTCGGCGCCCCCAACTATCCCGGCGACGAAATGGTGTTGACCGGAAAGGTCACGGAGGTCACCGGTGCCACCGCCGAGATCGAGGTCACCGGCAGGAACGCCATCGGCAACCACGTCACGGGGCGGGTGACGGTGGCGTTGCCGGTGGGTTCCACGGCCGGCGCCGACGGTACGGCCGGGCTTCCGGCGACGAGCACGCCCGGCGCGTCGGAGGACGCCCCCGCCTCCGGTGCGGGCGTGGAACCCGCCGCCGGTGCCGCCGTGGAAGGAGCGCCGCGATGA
- a CDS encoding ATP-binding protein, whose amino-acid sequence MRQRIAIGLFPVQSFGASCTWRGVKEVAGVALVVAQEVPTSSTMALPHGPAGVGEARRRLREELYEHGAPDTVVDDAVLVLSELLSNAYRHARPLDDGHEHESRGYDGRGHDGGDHGGVRHDGRDGAHAATRGADHGTGNAGIRAAWRLAEDGLLTLEVTDGGGPTRPQPSSPSLTARGGRGLGIVGALSLNWGVRDTPGEVTVWAVLAVRGRHARREGLGNGGARLAVPVMGRVPELSDLLDGLG is encoded by the coding sequence GTGCGCCAAAGGATCGCGATTGGCCTGTTTCCGGTCCAGTCCTTCGGGGCATCCTGCACGTGGCGTGGGGTGAAGGAGGTAGCGGGGGTGGCGTTGGTGGTAGCCCAAGAGGTACCGACGTCCTCGACCATGGCCCTTCCCCATGGTCCGGCGGGCGTCGGTGAGGCGCGGCGAAGGCTGCGCGAGGAGCTGTACGAACACGGGGCGCCGGACACGGTGGTGGACGACGCCGTCCTGGTGCTCTCCGAGTTGCTGAGCAACGCCTACCGGCACGCTCGTCCACTCGACGACGGCCACGAACACGAAAGCCGCGGCTACGACGGCCGCGGACACGACGGGGGCGACCACGGCGGCGTCCGGCACGACGGCCGGGACGGCGCCCACGCGGCCACCCGCGGCGCGGACCACGGCACCGGCAACGCCGGTATACGCGCCGCCTGGCGGCTGGCCGAGGACGGACTGCTGACCTTGGAGGTGACCGACGGCGGCGGCCCCACCAGGCCCCAGCCGTCCAGTCCCTCGCTGACCGCCCGCGGCGGACGCGGGCTCGGCATCGTCGGCGCCCTCTCCCTCAACTGGGGGGTACGCGACACGCCCGGCGAGGTGACCGTCTGGGCGGTGCTCGCGGTACGCGGCCGGCACGCCCGGCGGGAGGGCCTCGGCAACGGCGGGGCACGCCTCGCGGTGCCGGTCATGGGCCGGGTGCCGGAGTTGAGCGATCTGCTGGACGGCCTGGGCTGA
- a CDS encoding DUF1906 domain-containing protein: MRHENRIIGFALAVLAALACVVTAIAPAEGAGPPGPPRPHSNPASPPPEAPDVPDTPDAPDTADPGDPGPLPDLGGAPDEVGAPDQGSGGPETGAVPDPGSVPDPVGTPGPGMKPGRPQHGRPRQQEEGDQPGAASASAPTTGDMRRLGAQIFRGWAFDSCSAPDLGTMRAWRQSPYGAVGAYIGGRARSCAQPNLSAGWARSVVAMGWRILPVYVGSQSPCALERRERNYPIDTAHASANGAAEAADAARAAGALGLAKHSPVYLDIEAYDVRSDRCTEPVIAFTQAWNRALRARGYVPGFYSSADSGVAQLEVARRLGRPSLPDLMWFARWNVPPDVYGEAKLSRTAWSPHRRVHQFAGDIHESHGGKSLKIDRNLVDAPVAIMAGAKKNAGDPESADEDGPGTAWTEGKAPARSAARLPNRLGHPGRRSARAPLRFGPYAHAHPRPSAYARAYAPARVRLPERAGVPFVPVAVPGTTLVRNPVAGAVPGVPFPYPSVPSPFPAGLGVPSAGSWRSWPGAGAALRLP; the protein is encoded by the coding sequence ATGCGCCACGAGAACCGGATCATCGGATTTGCGCTGGCCGTGTTGGCCGCGCTGGCCTGCGTGGTCACCGCGATCGCGCCGGCGGAGGGGGCCGGACCACCGGGGCCGCCCCGTCCGCACAGCAATCCGGCGTCGCCGCCACCGGAGGCCCCGGACGTTCCGGACACCCCCGACGCCCCGGACACCGCCGACCCGGGCGACCCCGGGCCGCTCCCGGATCTCGGCGGCGCCCCGGACGAGGTCGGCGCGCCGGACCAGGGCTCGGGTGGACCGGAGACCGGCGCCGTACCGGATCCGGGGAGCGTCCCGGACCCGGTCGGCACGCCCGGTCCGGGCATGAAGCCCGGCCGCCCCCAACACGGCCGGCCGCGGCAGCAGGAGGAGGGCGACCAGCCGGGAGCGGCGTCGGCGTCCGCACCCACCACCGGGGACATGCGGCGGCTCGGCGCGCAGATCTTCCGGGGCTGGGCCTTCGACTCCTGCTCCGCGCCGGACCTGGGCACCATGCGGGCCTGGCGGCAGTCGCCGTACGGCGCGGTGGGCGCCTACATCGGCGGCCGGGCGCGCAGTTGTGCCCAGCCCAACCTCTCGGCCGGCTGGGCGCGTTCGGTCGTGGCGATGGGGTGGCGCATCCTGCCGGTGTACGTGGGCTCGCAGTCGCCGTGCGCGTTGGAGCGCCGGGAACGCAACTATCCGATCGACACCGCGCACGCGAGCGCCAACGGCGCCGCCGAGGCGGCGGACGCGGCGCGGGCGGCCGGTGCGCTGGGGCTCGCCAAGCACAGCCCGGTCTACCTGGATATCGAGGCGTACGACGTGCGCAGCGACCGCTGTACCGAGCCGGTGATCGCCTTCACCCAGGCGTGGAACCGCGCGCTGCGTGCCAGGGGGTACGTCCCCGGCTTCTACAGCAGCGCGGATTCCGGGGTCGCCCAGCTGGAGGTCGCGCGGCGTCTGGGGCGGCCCTCGCTGCCGGACCTGATGTGGTTCGCCCGCTGGAACGTTCCGCCGGACGTGTACGGCGAGGCGAAGCTGTCGCGTACGGCGTGGAGCCCGCATCGCAGGGTGCACCAGTTCGCCGGGGACATCCACGAGAGCCACGGCGGCAAGAGCCTGAAGATCGACCGCAACCTGGTGGACGCCCCGGTGGCCATCATGGCGGGAGCCAAGAAGAACGCGGGCGACCCGGAGAGCGCCGACGAGGACGGCCCCGGCACGGCGTGGACGGAGGGCAAGGCCCCGGCCCGGTCGGCGGCCCGGCTGCCGAACCGCCTCGGGCACCCCGGCCGCCGCTCCGCCCGCGCGCCCCTGCGATTCGGCCCGTACGCTCACGCCCACCCCCGTCCGTCCGCGTACGCCCGCGCGTACGCTCCAGCGCGCGTACGGCTGCCGGAACGCGCCGGCGTACCGTTCGTTCCCGTGGCGGTGCCGGGGACGACCCTGGTGAGGAACCCGGTGGCCGGCGCGGTTCCGGGCGTGCCGTTCCCGTACCCGTCGGTTCCGTCGCCGTTCCCGGCCGGGCTCGGGGTGCCGTCCGCCGGATCGTGGCGGAGCTGGCCGGGGGCCGGGGCAGCCCTGAGACTGCCCTGA
- a CDS encoding lipid-transfer protein, giving the protein MTLTAPDRLGGRAAVVGIGATEFSKDSGRSELALAAEAVRAALDDAGLTAADVDGLVTFTMDTSPEITVAQAVGIGELSFFSRVHYGGGAACATVQQAALAIAAGTAEVVVCYRAFNERSGRRFGSGVRHREPSAEGVALGWALPFGLLTPASWVAMAAQRYLHTYGLTPDAFAPVAVADRRHAATNPAAYFYGKPITLADHAASRWIVEPLRLLDCCQETDGGQAIVVTSVERARDLPHRPAVVTAAAQGAGRAQEQMTSFYRTGGADDDLARLPEMGVVARQLWRTSGLGPADVDVAVLYDHFTPFVLMQLEEFGFCGRGEAAGFAADGALELGGRLPLNPHGGQLGEAYLHGMNGIAEATRQIRGTSVNQIPGVHHALVTAGTGVPTSALLLSRDV; this is encoded by the coding sequence ATGACGCTCACCGCCCCGGACCGGCTCGGCGGTCGTGCCGCCGTCGTGGGCATCGGGGCCACCGAGTTCTCCAAGGACTCCGGCCGCAGCGAGCTGGCCCTCGCGGCGGAGGCGGTCCGGGCCGCGCTGGACGACGCCGGGCTGACCGCGGCCGACGTGGACGGTCTGGTCACGTTCACCATGGACACCAGCCCCGAGATCACGGTGGCCCAGGCGGTCGGGATCGGCGAACTCTCCTTCTTCTCCCGCGTCCACTACGGAGGCGGCGCCGCGTGCGCCACCGTTCAGCAGGCCGCGCTCGCCATCGCGGCGGGAACAGCGGAGGTGGTGGTCTGCTACCGCGCCTTCAACGAACGTTCCGGGCGCCGTTTCGGCAGCGGGGTGCGCCATCGGGAGCCGTCGGCGGAGGGGGTGGCGCTGGGCTGGGCGCTGCCGTTCGGACTGCTCACGCCGGCGTCCTGGGTGGCGATGGCCGCCCAGCGCTACCTGCACACCTACGGCCTCACCCCGGACGCCTTCGCGCCGGTGGCCGTCGCCGACCGCCGTCACGCCGCGACCAACCCGGCCGCCTACTTCTACGGCAAGCCCATCACCCTCGCCGACCACGCCGCCTCGCGGTGGATAGTCGAGCCGCTGCGGCTGCTCGACTGCTGCCAGGAGACCGACGGCGGCCAGGCGATCGTGGTCACCTCGGTGGAACGCGCCCGGGACCTGCCGCACCGGCCCGCCGTCGTCACCGCCGCCGCCCAGGGCGCCGGACGTGCCCAGGAGCAGATGACCAGCTTCTACCGGACCGGCGGCGCCGACGACGACCTGGCCCGGCTGCCCGAGATGGGCGTCGTCGCCCGCCAGCTCTGGCGCACCTCGGGGCTGGGCCCGGCCGACGTCGACGTCGCCGTGCTCTACGACCACTTCACCCCGTTCGTCCTGATGCAACTGGAGGAATTCGGCTTCTGCGGACGCGGAGAGGCGGCCGGCTTCGCGGCCGACGGCGCCCTCGAACTCGGGGGCCGCCTCCCGCTCAACCCGCACGGCGGACAACTCGGCGAGGCCTACCTCCACGGCATGAACGGTATAGCCGAGGCCACCCGGCAGATCCGCGGCACCTCCGTCAACCAGATACCCGGCGTCCACCACGCCCTCGTCACCGCGGGCACCGGCGTCCCCACCTCGGCGCTCCTGCTGAGCAGGGACGTCTGA
- a CDS encoding DUF5926 family protein — protein sequence MAKKRPQSKDRKPVAQRTDGEVPVVGAREPCPCGSGRRYKACHGRQAAQAATELVQRPFEGLPGECDWVALRELVPAATVELTLKGGLPDGVPAVTLATVLPMAWPALRRDDGTVLLGLQNDTASGDISRDLADTLRRALETEPGHPVDARRADPSGPRLQDLLDTTAPFTPVVHSGFEFWLGDPEQAAQATGEVAASLERANAAALPTARLTGVEGAYWCATPERNHLRWVMPHPEEQLLDALARLHTAGTSSLGEGTRLVGSFRAHGLVVPVWDLPASVQAEDVEKPAAAFGERLAEALAVDTPLDTQERKARSGLANRQITLS from the coding sequence ATGGCCAAGAAGCGCCCACAGTCCAAGGACCGCAAGCCGGTCGCGCAGCGCACCGACGGGGAGGTGCCGGTCGTCGGGGCGCGGGAGCCCTGCCCCTGCGGATCGGGGCGCCGGTACAAGGCGTGCCACGGGCGGCAGGCCGCGCAGGCCGCGACCGAACTCGTCCAGCGGCCGTTCGAAGGGCTGCCGGGCGAGTGCGACTGGGTGGCGCTGCGCGAACTGGTGCCGGCCGCCACGGTCGAGCTGACGCTCAAGGGCGGCCTGCCGGACGGCGTTCCGGCGGTGACGCTGGCCACCGTGCTGCCGATGGCGTGGCCGGCGCTGCGCCGGGACGACGGCACCGTGCTGCTGGGGCTGCAGAACGACACCGCCTCCGGTGACATCAGCCGCGACCTGGCCGACACGCTGCGGCGGGCGCTGGAGACCGAGCCCGGGCACCCGGTCGACGCGCGGCGGGCCGACCCGTCCGGTCCGCGTCTGCAGGACCTGCTGGACACCACGGCGCCCTTCACGCCGGTGGTCCACAGCGGCTTCGAGTTCTGGCTCGGCGACCCGGAGCAGGCCGCGCAGGCCACCGGCGAGGTCGCCGCCTCGCTGGAACGGGCCAACGCCGCGGCGCTGCCGACCGCACGGCTGACCGGCGTCGAGGGTGCGTACTGGTGCGCCACCCCGGAACGGAACCACCTGCGGTGGGTCATGCCGCACCCGGAGGAGCAACTGCTCGACGCGCTGGCCCGGTTGCACACGGCGGGCACCTCCTCGTTGGGCGAGGGCACCCGGCTCGTCGGCTCGTTCCGGGCGCACGGGCTCGTGGTCCCGGTCTGGGACCTGCCGGCCTCCGTCCAGGCCGAGGACGTCGAGAAGCCGGCCGCCGCCTTCGGTGAACGGCTCGCGGAGGCGCTGGCGGTGGACACCCCGCTCGACACCCAGGAGCGCAAGGCCCGCAGCGGGCTGGCCAATCGCCAGATCACCCTGAGCTGA
- a CDS encoding bifunctional DNA primase/polymerase encodes MTAWRPALRALRRGADGRTGRASAAPHRGVGAYEEAHAPGSADASGRTAADSGASGSGCACPRPDCAVPGAHPYDPGLLAATTDARMVDWWWERRPEAPVLLATGEQVSAVSLPAAAGVRALAALDRLGVRLGPVVATPTRCVLLVAPYSFEELGELLNRHDWVPSSLRYHGRGGYVVLPPSRTGAGHAGWLREPRPAADGGAPWLPDIAVIVDTLVEAGVRAPDGSRLAY; translated from the coding sequence CTGACCGCGTGGCGGCCCGCGCTGCGTGCCCTCCGGCGCGGGGCGGACGGCCGGACGGGGCGCGCGTCCGCCGCGCCGCACCGGGGTGTTGGGGCGTACGAGGAGGCGCACGCGCCCGGAAGCGCCGATGCGTCCGGGCGCACGGCGGCGGACTCCGGCGCGTCCGGGTCCGGATGCGCCTGCCCGCGCCCCGACTGCGCCGTTCCCGGAGCCCACCCGTACGACCCCGGTCTGCTGGCCGCCACCACCGACGCGCGGATGGTCGACTGGTGGTGGGAGCGGCGGCCGGAGGCCCCGGTGCTGCTGGCCACCGGTGAGCAGGTCTCGGCGGTCAGCCTGCCCGCCGCCGCGGGCGTGCGGGCGCTCGCCGCCCTCGACCGCCTCGGCGTACGCCTCGGCCCGGTGGTCGCCACCCCGACCCGCTGCGTGCTGCTCGTGGCGCCCTACTCCTTCGAGGAGTTGGGGGAGCTGCTCAACCGGCACGACTGGGTCCCTTCGTCGCTGCGCTACCACGGCCGCGGGGGGTACGTGGTGCTGCCGCCGTCCCGGACCGGCGCCGGACACGCCGGCTGGCTGCGCGAGCCGCGGCCCGCGGCGGACGGCGGCGCCCCCTGGCTGCCGGACATCGCCGTCATCGTCGACACGCTGGTCGAGGCGGGGGTACGCGCGCCGGACGGCAGCAGGCTGGCCTACTAG
- a CDS encoding PP2C family protein-serine/threonine phosphatase, giving the protein MSDDARPGDRPAAAVQDRLACWISDLTTLHELTERLAHTASLGAALEELLRAGASLVGARRGLAVLEPADGRGPATLVGHGLLRSELGAIETVPRDAALYGQLLDAGAPSGTAPEGARAEVINSDLANEPGLDPRHREVAAHLGFHASYGLRLAAEGAGHLGAVLWLYDEAGQPGERQRHLAGLYVRCAAAHLARQIELTRARDTVAVLREELLPSRLPRVPGVRMAVRHRTGPLGGGDWYDALPLPEGALGLTVGGVTGSGPSTVAAMGRLRASLRAYAVMEGEDPVAVLSDLELLLRLTEPARAATALFAYVEPTARHLLMAGAGHCPPLIVGAHRTEYVETSLSAPLAMLSCWEAPSVELDAAPGETVLLYTDGLLHRTGEPVDRAFALLHAAAAGAPRTARADPDLLVDHVLEVCLPDGRDRMDSPEDVVLLAARFD; this is encoded by the coding sequence GTGTCCGACGACGCCCGCCCCGGCGACCGCCCCGCCGCCGCCGTGCAGGACCGGCTGGCCTGCTGGATCTCCGACCTGACCACGCTGCACGAACTCACCGAGCGCCTGGCGCACACCGCTTCACTGGGCGCCGCGCTCGAAGAGCTGCTGCGCGCCGGCGCGAGCCTGGTCGGCGCGCGCCGGGGGCTCGCGGTACTCGAACCGGCCGACGGCCGGGGGCCGGCCACCCTCGTGGGACACGGACTGCTCCGCTCCGAACTCGGCGCCATCGAGACGGTGCCGCGCGACGCCGCCCTCTACGGTCAACTGCTGGACGCCGGCGCCCCGTCCGGGACCGCGCCCGAGGGCGCACGCGCCGAGGTCATCAACTCCGACCTCGCCAACGAGCCCGGCCTCGACCCCAGACACCGCGAGGTCGCCGCCCACCTGGGCTTCCACGCAAGCTACGGGCTGCGGCTGGCCGCCGAGGGCGCCGGACACCTCGGCGCCGTCCTGTGGCTGTACGACGAGGCGGGCCAGCCCGGCGAGCGCCAGCGCCACCTGGCCGGGCTCTACGTCCGCTGCGCCGCCGCCCATCTCGCCCGCCAGATCGAACTGACCCGGGCCCGGGACACCGTCGCCGTACTGCGCGAGGAACTCCTGCCGAGCCGGCTGCCGAGGGTGCCGGGGGTACGGATGGCGGTCCGGCACCGCACCGGACCGCTGGGCGGCGGCGACTGGTACGACGCGCTGCCGCTGCCGGAGGGCGCGCTGGGGCTCACGGTCGGCGGGGTGACCGGTTCCGGGCCCAGCACGGTGGCGGCGATGGGCCGGCTTCGCGCCTCGCTGCGGGCGTACGCGGTGATGGAGGGCGAGGATCCGGTCGCCGTCCTGTCCGACCTGGAGCTGCTGCTGCGGCTGACCGAGCCGGCCCGGGCGGCGACCGCGCTCTTCGCCTACGTCGAGCCCACGGCACGGCACCTGCTGATGGCGGGCGCCGGGCACTGCCCACCGCTGATCGTCGGCGCCCACCGCACCGAGTACGTGGAGACCTCGCTGTCGGCGCCGCTGGCCATGCTGAGCTGCTGGGAGGCGCCCAGTGTGGAACTGGACGCCGCGCCGGGAGAAACCGTACTGCTGTACACCGACGGGCTGCTGCACCGTACCGGCGAACCGGTGGACCGGGCGTTCGCGCTGCTGCACGCGGCGGCGGCGGGCGCTCCCCGGACGGCCCGCGCGGACCCCGACCTCCTCGTCGACCACGTGCTGGAGGTGTGTCTGCCGGACGGACGGGACCGGATGGACAGCCCGGAGGACGTGGTGCTGCTGGCCGCGCGGTTCGACTGA
- a CDS encoding glycerophosphodiester phosphodiesterase, translating to MSHAYEVGAVPSSPRRIQVVAHRGASRDAPEHTLAAYRKAIEDGADALECDVRLTADGHLVCVHDRRVNRTSNGRGAVSALELADLAALDFGSWKEDPYESPDREADPAELSAVLTLERLLELVTDAGRRVDLAIETKHPTRWAGQVEERLLTLLRRFGLDRPEPAAEDDERPRVRVMSFSGRSLRRIQVAAPALPTVFLMNYLLPRYRDGRLPAGSHIAGPGIRILRSHPGYVARSHRAGHRVHVWTVDEPADVELCVRLGVDAIITNRPRQVLAQLGR from the coding sequence ATGAGCCACGCGTACGAGGTCGGGGCGGTCCCGTCGTCCCCGCGCCGGATCCAGGTGGTCGCCCACCGGGGCGCCTCGCGGGACGCCCCCGAACACACCCTCGCCGCCTACCGCAAGGCCATCGAGGACGGCGCCGACGCGCTGGAGTGCGACGTCCGGCTCACCGCGGACGGCCACCTGGTCTGCGTGCACGACCGCCGGGTCAACCGTACGTCCAACGGGCGCGGTGCCGTCTCCGCGCTCGAACTGGCCGACCTCGCCGCGCTCGACTTCGGTTCCTGGAAGGAGGATCCGTACGAGTCGCCGGACCGGGAGGCGGACCCGGCCGAGCTGAGCGCGGTCCTCACCCTGGAGCGTCTGCTGGAGCTGGTGACCGACGCCGGGCGCCGGGTCGACCTGGCCATCGAGACCAAGCACCCCACGCGCTGGGCGGGTCAGGTGGAGGAACGCCTGCTGACGTTGCTGCGCCGCTTCGGCCTCGACCGCCCGGAGCCCGCTGCGGAGGACGATGAACGGCCCCGGGTCCGGGTGATGAGCTTCTCCGGCCGCTCGCTGCGCCGCATCCAGGTGGCCGCCCCCGCGCTGCCCACGGTCTTCCTGATGAACTACCTGCTGCCCCGGTACCGCGACGGGCGGCTGCCCGCCGGTTCGCACATCGCCGGACCCGGCATCCGCATCCTGCGCTCGCACCCCGGCTACGTGGCTCGTTCCCATCGGGCCGGCCATCGCGTCCATGTGTGGACGGTCGACGAACCGGCCGATGTCGAGCTGTGCGTTCGCCTCGGTGTGGACGCGATCATCACCAATCGTCCCCGTCAGGTACTGGCGCAACTCGGGCGATAG
- a CDS encoding S1C family serine protease, producing the protein MSTENEGGLPASGPVSGPDGGDRSEQRPGVSERPDTTAAMPAVPDGPPAVPPAPATPPPARPAAFSSPAEATAAPGASAARPAGPPPPPADAPQGAPGTEQGAHGATGAAPMPPYDAPAAGGAYGGVPDAQGAQGAPYAATGAGGAGVYGGGPGDPYGAHGDPYAPYAPYAMSPGQPVVGDKPRRRGSGLVAAVIVAALVAGGVGGGLGYWAAQRSDNGSTTVSSSVSPKDLNRAPTSVAGIANKALPSVVTIQASGSQESGTGTGFVYDTQGHILTNNHVVAPAANGGRLTATFSDGRKFDAEVVGRAQGYDVAVIKLRDPSGAKLTPLPIGNSDDVAVGDPAIAIGAPFGLSGTVTTGIISAKNRPVASSDGQGSSASYMSALQTDASINPGNSGGPLLNAGGAVVGINSAIQSANNGGGSPFGGSSQAGSIGLGFAIPINEAKYVADTLIKTGRPVYAVMKMSVDMNYSGQGAKISSNSVDGGTGITPGGPADKAGLKPGDVITKLDDTVIDSGPTLIGTIWQHRPGDQVKITYQRDGRTATTTVTLGERTGDS; encoded by the coding sequence GTGAGCACCGAGAACGAGGGCGGACTCCCCGCCTCCGGGCCCGTCTCCGGACCAGACGGCGGCGACCGGTCCGAGCAGCGGCCGGGTGTCTCGGAGCGGCCCGACACCACCGCCGCGATGCCCGCGGTCCCGGACGGCCCGCCCGCCGTGCCGCCCGCCCCGGCCACCCCGCCCCCGGCCAGGCCGGCGGCCTTCTCCTCGCCCGCCGAGGCCACCGCGGCCCCGGGCGCGTCGGCGGCCCGCCCCGCGGGTCCCCCGCCCCCGCCGGCCGACGCGCCGCAGGGGGCGCCCGGTACGGAGCAGGGCGCGCACGGTGCCACGGGCGCCGCGCCGATGCCGCCGTACGATGCTCCGGCCGCCGGTGGCGCGTACGGGGGCGTGCCCGACGCGCAGGGAGCGCAGGGGGCGCCTTACGCCGCCACGGGAGCCGGTGGCGCCGGCGTGTACGGGGGCGGCCCCGGGGATCCCTACGGCGCCCATGGCGACCCGTACGCCCCGTACGCCCCGTACGCGATGAGCCCCGGGCAGCCGGTCGTCGGCGACAAGCCCCGGCGTCGTGGCTCCGGGCTGGTCGCGGCGGTGATCGTGGCCGCGCTGGTGGCCGGCGGTGTCGGCGGCGGCCTGGGCTACTGGGCGGCGCAGCGCTCGGACAACGGCTCCACCACGGTCTCGTCCTCGGTCAGCCCCAAGGACCTCAACCGGGCCCCGACCTCGGTCGCCGGGATAGCCAACAAGGCGCTGCCCAGCGTGGTGACCATCCAGGCCAGCGGCAGCCAGGAGTCCGGCACCGGCACCGGATTCGTCTACGACACCCAGGGCCACATCCTCACCAACAACCACGTCGTCGCCCCCGCGGCCAACGGCGGCAGGCTCACCGCCACCTTCTCCGACGGCCGGAAGTTCGACGCCGAGGTCGTCGGCCGCGCCCAGGGTTACGACGTGGCCGTGATCAAGCTCCGCGACCCGTCCGGCGCCAAGCTGACCCCGCTGCCGATCGGCAACTCCGACGACGTGGCCGTCGGCGACCCGGCGATCGCCATCGGCGCCCCCTTCGGCTTGTCGGGGACGGTCACCACCGGCATCATCAGCGCCAAGAACCGCCCGGTGGCCTCCAGCGACGGCCAGGGCTCCTCGGCCTCGTACATGTCCGCGCTCCAGACCGACGCCTCCATCAACCCGGGCAACTCCGGTGGTCCGCTGCTCAACGCGGGCGGCGCGGTCGTCGGCATCAACTCCGCGATCCAGTCGGCCAACAACGGCGGCGGCAGCCCCTTCGGCGGCTCCAGCCAGGCCGGCAGCATCGGCCTGGGCTTCGCGATCCCGATCAACGAGGCCAAGTACGTCGCCGACACGCTGATCAAGACCGGTCGGCCGGTGTACGCGGTGATGAAGATGTCGGTCGACATGAACTACAGCGGCCAGGGCGCCAAGATCTCGTCCAACAGCGTCGACGGCGGCACCGGCATCACCCCCGGCGGCCCGGCAGACAAGGCGGGTCTCAAGCCGGGCGACGTGATCACCAAGCTCGACGACACGGTGATAGACAGCGGCCCCACCCTGATCGGCACGATCTGGCAGCACCGGCCCGGTGACCAGGTCAAGATCACCTACCAGCGCGACGGCCGCACCGCCACCACCACCGTCACGCTCGGCGAACGCACGGGCGACAGCTGA